The DNA sequence CCAGCCGCACGCTGGCAGAAGGGTCGTTAACCTGAATGGGTAGGCCCCGCGCCAAGTTGTGGCAAAAGGTGGCCACCACTGAGTTGTAATTGGGTCTGCACCACTTGCCGAACACCCCGGGCAGGCGAAACACCGTGCACGGGTTGCCTGTGGCATCGGCCAGTGCCGCTACTGCCTGCTCGGCTGCCCGTTTGCTGCGGCCATAGGGGTTGTCGCGCTCTGCCTGAGCGGATGATGCCAGCAGCAAAGGCACGCGCACACCGCTGGTGCGCACCTTGTGGGCAATTGCCTCACACAGCGCAACCGTCAGCCCGGTGTTTACCGCTGCAAAAGCGCCTTCATCCAGTGGGCGGTTCTCACCGGCCAGGTGCACCACCGCATCGGCCTGCGCCACCAAAGCGGGCAAGGCTGCTGGCGAGTCGCCGCGTACAAAGGTGCACGCGGCAACACCGGGCAACTCGCCCAGCCGCACCACGAGGTTTTTGCCTATAAATCCATGTGCGCCGGTGACGAGCACGCGGCGTGTTGTCGTGCTCATGCCATCATTCCTCGGGCTCAACCAGATCACCGCGCACAGCGGCCTGCATAAAACGCAGCTTCATCAAGAGCGCCTGCATGCCAGCCACATCCAAGCGCGTGGTGTTGTGCGAGTTGTACTCCACCGCTTCAGATACCTTTACATCGCCCTGCTCTACGTATTTGCCATAGTTCAGGTCGCGCAGGTCGGGCGGCACCCGAAAGTAACCCCCTAGATCTTCAGCCGAGACCATCTCTTCGCGGCTTAGCAACACCTCGTACAGCTTTTCACCGTGGCGGGTGCCAATCACGTTGATGGGGTGGTTGGGCACACCTAGCAGACCCGTAAGCGCCTGCGCCAACACCTCGATGGTGGCTGCCGGTGCCTTTTGCACAAAAATCTCGCCTGGCTGCCCATGCTCAAATGCAAACAGCACCAAGTCCACCGCGTCGTCCAGCGTCATCATGAAGCGCGTCATGGCAGGATCGGTGAGGGTAAGGGCTTGGCCCGCCCGGATCTGGTGGGTGAACAGCGGAATGACTGAGCCGCGCGAACACATCACATTGCCGTAGCGGGTGACATTGATCACGGTGCCGTTGCTGCTGCGCGACTTGGCCACGGCCACCTTTTCCATCATCGCCTTGCTGATGCCCATGGCGTTGATGGGGTACACCGCTTTGTCGGTGCTCAGCACCACCACGCGCTTGACGCCGCAGTTGATGGCGGCCTCTAGCACATTCTCGGTGCCCAGCACATTGGTCTTGACGGCCTCGAGCGGGTGAAACTCGCAAGATGGAACCTGCTTGAGCGCCGCTGCGTGGTAAATGTAGTCCACCCCACGCACAGCATTTAACACCGACTGATAATCGCGCACATCCCCAATGTAGAATTTGAGCTTGGGATTGTTGTATTTTTTGCGTAAGTCGTCCTGTTTTTTTTCATCGCGGCTAAGGATGCGAATTTCGTGCAAGTCCGAATCTATGAAACGGCGCAGGACGGCGTTACCGAAAGAGCCGGTGCCGCCGGAAATCAGCAAGGTGGCGCCGTCGAAAGGGGTTGGATGGCTCACAGGGAAAGACTCTTGATGATTGTTCGGACTGCGCTACGGCATGCTGGGCCGTTGACGCAAACATAGGAAACGCGATGTTAACCGCCCAACGGAGCACCAAGAACAGCCTCGAACATGCGCCGGTTCGACTGGCGTGCGTCCTCGTCATGGAGGATCGACGCCGCCTTCGCGCGGCAGGCCGCGGCCACGGTGGCCCGCTTGTCCTCGGGCCAGGCCGCCACCTGGTCGATCACCTCGGCGAATCGCTGCGGAGACTCGAGGGGCAGGTCCCACCCAACCCCCTTCTGTTGTTCAAGCCCGCGCCACGGCGTCTGATCGCTGATGAGCACGGGCA is a window from the Syntrophomonadaceae bacterium genome containing:
- a CDS encoding NAD-dependent epimerase/dehydratase family protein, whose product is MSTTTRRVLVTGAHGFIGKNLVVRLGELPGVAACTFVRGDSPAALPALVAQADAVVHLAGENRPLDEGAFAAVNTGLTVALCEAIAHKVRTSGVRVPLLLASSAQAERDNPYGRSKRAAEQAVAALADATGNPCTVFRLPGVFGKWCRPNYNSVVATFCHNLARGLPIQVNDPSASVRL
- a CDS encoding polysaccharide biosynthesis protein yields the protein MSHPTPFDGATLLISGGTGSFGNAVLRRFIDSDLHEIRILSRDEKKQDDLRKKYNNPKLKFYIGDVRDYQSVLNAVRGVDYIYHAAALKQVPSCEFHPLEAVKTNVLGTENVLEAAINCGVKRVVVLSTDKAVYPINAMGISKAMMEKVAVAKSRSSNGTVINVTRYGNVMCSRGSVIPLFTHQIRAGQALTLTDPAMTRFMMTLDDAVDLVLFAFEHGQPGEIFVQKAPAATIEVLAQALTGLLGVPNHPINVIGTRHGEKLYEVLLSREEMVSAEDLGGYFRVPPDLRDLNYGKYVEQGDVKVSEAVEYNSHNTTRLDVAGMQALLMKLRFMQAAVRGDLVEPEE